The window GTCAAAGGTGGAACTAATAAATTTGGTGATCCCGCATATAGGGTAAACAGAAAAAAAATAATTAAAATATCCAAGGTGGGCGAAATCTTTATAAATACTCATAGAGAACTCGATTTTGAAGATGTCCAAATAGATGTTATATCTGTAAATACTGAAGGAATCATAAAACATTTTCAACAACAAAGAATATGAAGAGGCTAAATAAGCCTCTTTTAATTTAAAAAACCGTTCCAAAAAGAACGGTTTTATTGGTGCTCCCAGCAAGAATCGAACTTGCATTTGAGG is drawn from Oceanotoga teriensis and contains these coding sequences:
- a CDS encoding YraN family protein, which encodes MNNLGKKYEKIAFEYLKKEKYKILELNYTTKIGEIDIIAMKNKTLILIEVKGGTNKFGDPAYRVNRKKIIKISKVGEIFINTHRELDFEDVQIDVISVNTEGIIKHFQQQRI